From one Halothece sp. PCC 7418 genomic stretch:
- a CDS encoding mechanosensitive ion channel family protein codes for MDIAEIFQRIFAIDENFQGALINFAQNLGWFVLFTLLAILAGRLLPSFFQWIIDRFTPKVMAQPYDKVVAPLRGLIVRTGILIITAININWFQEYPGLYDLLQLVVYFALTVSAAWLLSRLVRQVIRVYGVTLIQSLNKEVDDFLIVGETVANVIIGFFAVIVFANSQNLNLASVLTGVGIGGIAVAFAAQEVLSQIVGTVVLYLDRPYVPGEYVRANFNPAAEDIYGRVESIGIRSTKIRLAATNTLLIVPNSLMASMDVENISRGTKVMALLYLDFPKVLDDTERALVAQVLDASLNKLFGVEPGSIRIATFEPEDQSGTRARVSFFLLSSSSSSLSLRKRLVEVANQEIRKQLSNNQLQFSMEEPMIYVDSPVTK; via the coding sequence ATGGATATTGCAGAAATTTTTCAAAGAATCTTTGCTATTGATGAAAACTTTCAAGGGGCACTGATCAACTTTGCTCAGAATCTAGGATGGTTTGTTTTGTTCACCCTACTCGCTATCTTAGCGGGGCGGTTGCTGCCGTCATTTTTCCAGTGGATTATTGATCGCTTTACCCCGAAAGTAATGGCTCAACCGTATGATAAGGTGGTCGCACCGTTACGCGGTTTGATCGTTCGTACTGGTATTTTAATCATTACTGCAATTAATATTAATTGGTTTCAAGAGTATCCAGGATTATATGACTTGTTACAGTTAGTGGTTTATTTTGCCTTAACTGTTAGTGCAGCTTGGCTTTTATCCCGATTGGTACGACAAGTCATTCGGGTTTATGGGGTTACTCTCATTCAAAGCCTCAACAAAGAAGTGGATGATTTTCTGATTGTTGGGGAAACGGTTGCCAATGTTATCATCGGTTTTTTTGCAGTGATTGTCTTTGCTAATAGTCAAAATCTGAACCTAGCCAGTGTTCTGACGGGGGTTGGGATTGGCGGGATTGCAGTTGCTTTTGCTGCTCAAGAAGTTTTATCCCAGATTGTGGGAACAGTTGTGCTGTATTTAGATCGTCCCTATGTTCCGGGTGAATATGTCCGTGCTAACTTTAATCCTGCTGCTGAGGATATTTATGGGCGTGTAGAATCCATTGGCATTCGTTCCACTAAAATTCGACTCGCTGCAACTAATACCCTCTTAATTGTCCCCAATTCACTGATGGCGAGTATGGATGTGGAAAATATTTCTCGGGGAACAAAAGTCATGGCACTCCTCTATTTAGATTTTCCGAAGGTATTGGATGATACAGAACGCGCCTTAGTGGCTCAGGTGTTGGATGCTAGTCTGAATAAGTTATTTGGTGTGGAACCTGGTAGTATTCGCATTGCCACTTTTGAACCTGAAGATCAATCGGGAACTCGCGCACGGGTGAGCTTTTTCTTGCTCAGTTCCAGTAGTAGTTCCTTGAGCCTTCGTAAGCGATTAGTGGAAGTGGCGAACCAAGAAATCCGCAAGCAGTTATCAAACAACCAACTCCAATTTTCCATGGAAGAACCCATGATTTATGTTGATTCGCCTGTGACCAAGTAG
- a CDS encoding mechanosensitive ion channel family protein produces MDILENLQQALAIDADWQGELLIFGTRLGWFILLTLLAVLIGRTLPYFLRSCFHRFAPSPWYEPYERLTTPLRPLLIRTGILAVTAHNINLFRLYPGLYNFLSLVVYLPLTLTLAWFLSRLVRQLTRLYGVKLIQRLNREADDFLIVGETVANILIGFFAVLFFANSQSINLMSLLTGVGIGGVAVAFAAKEVLSQIVGSIILYLDRPFVPGEYVRANFNPRDEDIYGRVESIGIRSTKIRLAAKNTLLIAPNSLMVSMDVENVSRAMKVMILFYLDFSKVLNASEYALVYQVVEETFQQELSNLDSGGTQIALFEPEDQPGTRARINLFIRGANEKSLDIRKRLVEIANQAITEQLQGEDLYFQFAEPMVYVDSPVTL; encoded by the coding sequence ATGGATATTCTAGAAAATTTGCAACAAGCCTTAGCCATTGATGCTGATTGGCAAGGAGAACTCTTAATCTTTGGCACGCGCTTGGGATGGTTTATCTTATTAACCTTACTTGCCGTATTAATCGGACGAACCTTACCTTATTTTCTGCGCTCCTGTTTTCATCGTTTTGCGCCTTCTCCTTGGTATGAACCTTATGAACGTCTCACCACCCCGTTGCGACCGTTACTGATTCGGACGGGAATTCTTGCGGTTACGGCTCATAATATTAATCTCTTTCGCCTTTATCCAGGCTTATATAATTTTTTAAGTTTAGTGGTTTATCTCCCGCTAACCCTTACCCTCGCTTGGTTTTTATCCCGCTTAGTCCGACAGTTAACCCGCTTGTATGGGGTAAAACTCATTCAACGTCTCAATCGGGAAGCCGATGATTTTCTCATTGTTGGGGAAACCGTTGCTAATATTCTTATTGGCTTTTTTGCAGTTTTGTTCTTTGCGAATAGTCAAAGTATTAATCTGATGAGTCTCTTAACTGGGGTTGGGATTGGCGGGGTTGCGGTTGCGTTTGCTGCAAAAGAAGTCTTATCACAAATTGTCGGCAGTATTATTCTTTACTTAGATCGTCCTTTTGTTCCTGGAGAATATGTCCGCGCTAACTTTAATCCCCGAGATGAAGATATTTATGGGCGTGTGGAGTCCATCGGGATTCGTTCCACCAAAATTCGGCTTGCTGCGAAAAATACCCTTTTAATCGCACCTAATTCCCTGATGGTGAGTATGGATGTGGAAAATGTTTCCCGAGCGATGAAAGTGATGATTCTGTTTTACCTTGACTTTTCTAAAGTTTTGAACGCATCAGAATATGCTTTGGTTTATCAGGTCGTGGAGGAGACGTTTCAGCAAGAATTATCTAACCTTGACTCAGGAGGAACACAAATTGCCTTGTTTGAACCTGAAGATCAACCTGGAACTCGCGCCCGCATTAACTTATTTATCAGAGGGGCAAATGAAAAGTCTCTTGATATTCGTAAACGATTAGTTGAAATTGCTAATCAAGCCATTACGGAACAATTACAAGGTGAGGACTTGTACTTTCAATTTGCAGAACCCATGGTTTATGTCGATTCACCTGTCACCCTTTAA